The following are encoded in a window of Pseudomonas multiresinivorans genomic DNA:
- a CDS encoding alpha/beta fold hydrolase, giving the protein MSTFVTRDGTEIYYKDWGSGKPVLFSHGWPLDGDMWEYQMQYLSSRGYRTIAFDRRGFGRSSQPWSGYDYDTFADDIAGLIEHLDLREVTLVGFSMGGGDVSRYIGRHGTSRVAGLVLLGAVTPIFGEAADFPQGVEKGVFDGIKAGLLQDRAQFIADFAAPFYGTNHGQKVSEGVLTQTLNIALLASLKGTVDCVTAFSETDFRADLAKVDVPTLVIHGDDDQIVPFETTGKLAAEQIPGAELKVYAGAPHGFAVTHTQQLNEDLLAFLQR; this is encoded by the coding sequence ATGAGCACTTTCGTCACCCGCGACGGCACCGAGATCTATTACAAGGACTGGGGCAGCGGCAAACCCGTGCTGTTCAGCCACGGCTGGCCGCTGGACGGCGACATGTGGGAATACCAGATGCAGTACCTGAGCAGCCGCGGCTACCGCACCATCGCCTTCGACCGCCGCGGTTTCGGACGTTCCAGCCAGCCGTGGAGCGGCTATGACTACGACACCTTCGCCGACGACATCGCCGGCCTGATCGAGCACCTGGACCTGCGCGAGGTGACGCTGGTGGGGTTCTCCATGGGCGGCGGCGACGTCAGCCGCTACATCGGCCGCCACGGTACCTCCCGCGTCGCCGGCCTGGTGCTGCTGGGCGCCGTCACTCCGATCTTCGGCGAAGCCGCCGACTTCCCGCAGGGGGTGGAGAAGGGCGTGTTCGACGGCATCAAGGCCGGCCTGCTGCAGGATCGTGCGCAGTTCATCGCCGACTTTGCCGCGCCGTTCTACGGCACCAACCACGGCCAGAAGGTCTCCGAGGGCGTGCTGACCCAGACCCTGAACATCGCCCTGCTGGCCTCGCTCAAGGGCACCGTGGATTGCGTCACTGCGTTCTCCGAGACGGACTTCCGCGCGGACCTCGCCAAGGTCGACGTGCCGACCCTGGTGATCCACGGCGATGATGACCAGATTGTGCCGTTCGAGACCACCGGCAAGCTGGCTGCCGAGCAGATCCCGGGCGCCGAATTGAAGGTCTACGCCGGTGCGCCCCACGGTTTTGCCGTCACCCACACACAGCAACTCAACGAAGACCTGTTGGCCTTCCTGCAACGCTGA
- a CDS encoding antibiotic biosynthesis monooxygenase, with protein sequence MSAEAIDLNSVVTLVVHHKVRCEALPSYEAWLRRTVAAARRQPGHLGVNVIRPDGEGAMFTTVVRFARAGQLQAWIDSRERAELVAEVLPLLEEGDHPLIHNDAEFWFTPEHGSVRQPPKWKQALLTYLVISPLTMVIPPLWAPAFERFPVLAGVVPSNLLVTLCIVLPVVYLIMPWVTRRCAGWLNAD encoded by the coding sequence ATGAGCGCCGAAGCCATCGATCTGAACAGCGTGGTGACGCTGGTGGTTCACCACAAGGTGCGTTGCGAAGCGCTGCCCAGCTACGAGGCCTGGTTGCGCCGCACCGTCGCTGCCGCGCGGCGGCAGCCGGGGCACCTGGGCGTCAACGTGATCCGCCCGGACGGCGAGGGCGCGATGTTCACCACCGTGGTGCGCTTCGCCCGTGCCGGCCAGCTGCAGGCCTGGATCGACTCCCGCGAGCGCGCCGAGCTGGTCGCCGAGGTCCTGCCGCTGCTGGAAGAGGGTGACCACCCGCTGATCCACAACGATGCCGAGTTCTGGTTCACCCCCGAGCACGGCAGCGTGCGCCAGCCACCGAAATGGAAGCAGGCGTTGCTCACCTATCTGGTGATCAGCCCGCTGACCATGGTCATTCCACCTCTCTGGGCGCCCGCGTTCGAGCGCTTCCCAGTGTTGGCCGGCGTGGTGCCGAGCAACCTGCTGGTGACCCTGTGCATCGTCCTCCCGGTGGTCTACCTGATCATGCCGTGGGTGACCCGGCGTTGCGCCGGCTGGCTCAACGCGGACTGA
- the katG gene encoding catalase/peroxidase HPI, protein MSEEKKGSCPFHQTAGGGTSNRDWWPNQLRLDLLHQHSSKSNPMGEDFNYAEAFKTLDLEAVKADLRAVMTDSQDWWPADFGHYGPLFIRMAWHAAGTYRIGDGRGGAGRGQQRFAPLNSWPDNVSLDKARRLIWPIKQKYGAKLSWADLIVLTGNVALESMGFKTFGFAGGREDVWEPDMDVYWGEETTWLGGDKRYTGDRDLENPLAAVQMGLIYVNPEGPNGNPDPVAAARDIRETFARMAMDDEETVALIAGGHTFGKTHGAGPADNVGVDPEAGGLENQGLGWVSKFGSGSGGDAITSGLEVTWTSTPTRWSNNFFWNLFGYEWELTKSPAGAHQWQPKNGAGAGSIPDAHDKSKRRAPSMLTTDISLRVDPAYEKISRRFYEDPEAFADAFARAWFKLTHRDMGPLARYLGPEVPKEELIWQDPIPAVDHPLVDEKDITALKAKVVASGLSVPELVSTAWASASTFRGSDKRGGANGARIRLAPQKDWPVNQPEQLAKVLGVLSEIQSEFNASAGGGKKISLADLIVLAGDAAVEEAARKGGHSVSVPFAPGRMDASQEQTDVHSVGMLEPVADGFRNFQKSKFSVPAEALLIDKAQLLTLTAPEVTALIGGLRVLGANTGGSQNGVFTSRPGTLSNDFFVNLLDMGTVWKPTSDANDQFEGRDRKTGEAKWTGSRIDLLLGSNSQLRALSEVYGCSDGERRFVSDFVKAWTKVMNLDRFDLPR, encoded by the coding sequence ATGAGTGAAGAAAAGAAAGGTAGCTGCCCGTTCCACCAGACCGCTGGTGGTGGTACTTCCAACCGTGACTGGTGGCCCAACCAGCTGAGGCTGGACCTGCTGCACCAGCATTCTTCCAAGTCCAACCCCATGGGCGAGGACTTCAACTACGCCGAGGCCTTCAAGACCCTCGACCTGGAAGCGGTGAAGGCCGACCTGCGCGCCGTGATGACCGACTCCCAGGACTGGTGGCCGGCCGACTTCGGCCACTACGGCCCGTTGTTCATCCGCATGGCCTGGCACGCCGCCGGCACCTACCGCATCGGCGATGGCCGTGGCGGCGCCGGCCGTGGTCAGCAGCGCTTCGCGCCACTCAACAGCTGGCCGGACAACGTCAGCCTGGACAAGGCCCGCCGGCTTATCTGGCCGATCAAGCAGAAGTACGGCGCCAAGCTGTCCTGGGCCGACCTGATCGTTCTCACCGGCAACGTCGCCCTGGAGTCCATGGGCTTCAAGACCTTCGGCTTTGCCGGCGGCCGCGAGGATGTCTGGGAACCGGACATGGACGTGTACTGGGGCGAAGAGACCACCTGGCTGGGTGGCGACAAGCGCTACACCGGCGACCGCGACCTGGAGAACCCGCTGGCGGCGGTACAGATGGGCCTGATCTACGTGAACCCGGAAGGCCCCAACGGCAACCCCGACCCGGTGGCTGCCGCCCGCGATATCCGCGAGACCTTCGCCCGCATGGCCATGGACGACGAGGAAACCGTCGCCCTGATCGCCGGCGGCCACACCTTCGGCAAGACCCACGGCGCGGGCCCGGCGGACAACGTCGGGGTCGACCCGGAAGCCGGCGGCCTGGAGAACCAGGGCCTGGGCTGGGTCAGCAAGTTCGGCAGCGGCTCCGGTGGCGATGCCATCACCAGCGGCCTGGAAGTCACCTGGACGTCGACGCCGACGCGCTGGAGCAACAACTTCTTCTGGAACCTGTTCGGCTACGAGTGGGAACTGACCAAGAGCCCGGCCGGCGCGCACCAGTGGCAGCCGAAGAACGGCGCCGGTGCCGGCAGCATTCCCGATGCGCACGACAAGTCCAAGCGCCGTGCCCCGTCGATGCTCACCACTGACATCTCCCTGCGCGTGGACCCGGCCTACGAGAAGATTTCCCGTCGTTTCTACGAAGATCCCGAGGCGTTCGCCGACGCTTTCGCCCGCGCCTGGTTCAAGCTGACCCACCGCGACATGGGCCCGCTGGCCCGCTACCTGGGGCCGGAAGTGCCGAAAGAGGAACTGATCTGGCAGGACCCGATTCCGGCGGTCGACCACCCGCTGGTGGACGAGAAGGACATCACTGCGCTCAAGGCAAAGGTGGTGGCCTCGGGTCTGTCGGTCCCCGAACTGGTGTCCACCGCCTGGGCGTCGGCCTCCACCTTCCGTGGTTCCGACAAGCGCGGCGGTGCCAACGGCGCGCGTATTCGCCTGGCACCGCAGAAGGACTGGCCGGTGAACCAGCCGGAGCAGCTGGCCAAGGTGCTGGGCGTGCTGAGTGAAATCCAGTCCGAGTTCAACGCCTCGGCCGGTGGCGGCAAGAAGATCTCCCTGGCGGACCTGATCGTCCTCGCCGGCGATGCCGCTGTGGAAGAGGCCGCGCGCAAGGGTGGCCACAGCGTCAGCGTACCGTTCGCGCCCGGCCGCATGGACGCCAGCCAGGAGCAGACCGACGTGCACTCGGTGGGCATGCTGGAGCCGGTGGCTGACGGCTTCCGCAACTTCCAGAAGTCGAAGTTCTCGGTTCCGGCCGAAGCGCTGCTGATCGACAAGGCGCAACTGCTGACCCTGACCGCGCCGGAAGTTACCGCGCTGATCGGCGGCCTGCGCGTGCTGGGCGCCAACACCGGTGGCTCGCAGAACGGTGTGTTCACCTCGCGTCCCGGCACCCTGAGCAATGACTTCTTCGTCAACCTGCTGGACATGGGTACGGTGTGGAAACCGACCTCGGACGCCAATGACCAGTTCGAGGGCCGCGATCGCAAGACCGGCGAAGCGAAGTGGACCGGGAGCCGCATCGACCTGCTACTGGGATCAAACTCCCAGCTGCGGGCGTTGTCGGAGGTCTATGGTTGCTCGGATGGCGAACGCAGGTTCGTCAGTGACTTCGTCAAGGCCTGGACCAAGGTGATGAACCTCGACCGCTTCGACCTGCCGCGCTGA
- a CDS encoding amidohydrolase, with protein MSNAELILFNGKLHTVDPERPRATAVAIADGKFLVVGTDAQAMAYRDASTKLVDLNRRTVIPGLNDSHLHLIRGGLNYNLELRWEGVPSLHDALEMLRLQAQRTPSPQWVRVVGGWNEFQFAERRLPTIEELNKAAPDTPVFVLHLYDRALLNRAALRVVGYTKDTPNPPGGEIVRDSNGEPTGMLIARPNAMILYATLAKGPKLPLEYQVNSTRQFMRELNRLGLTSVIDAGGGFQNYPDDYQVIQQLADADQLSVRIAYNLFTQKPKEELADFRSWTSSVTYGQGTDFLRHNGAGEMLVFSAADFEDFLEPRPDLPGTMEAELEPVVRHLVEQRWPFRLHATYDESISRMLDVFEKVDRDIPFNGLPWFFDHAETITPKNIERVRALGGGIAIQDRMAFQGEYFVDRYGKQAAEATPPIKRMLAEGVPVGAGTDATRVSSYNPWTSLYWMVSGKTVGGLSLYPEGLSREVAIQLFTHGSAWFSSEQGKKGMLKAGQLADLAVLSEDFFSVEEEAIKTIESVLTVVGGRIVHGDREFDKLAPPSIPVVPEWSPVAMVPGHWRPQAPLQQAVHQCVGSCGVHGHSHERARTKDVPVSDFAGFWGAFGCSCFAF; from the coding sequence ATGAGCAACGCAGAGCTGATCCTGTTCAACGGCAAGCTGCACACCGTCGACCCTGAGCGCCCGCGCGCCACCGCCGTGGCCATTGCCGACGGCAAGTTTCTCGTCGTGGGCACCGACGCCCAGGCGATGGCCTATCGCGACGCTTCGACGAAACTGGTCGACCTCAATCGCCGCACCGTCATCCCCGGCCTCAACGACTCGCACCTGCATCTGATCCGCGGCGGCCTGAACTACAACCTGGAGCTGCGCTGGGAAGGTGTGCCGTCGCTGCACGACGCCCTGGAAATGCTGCGCCTGCAGGCCCAGCGCACTCCGTCGCCGCAGTGGGTGAGGGTGGTCGGCGGTTGGAACGAATTCCAGTTCGCCGAGCGCCGCCTGCCGACCATCGAGGAGCTGAACAAGGCGGCGCCGGATACCCCGGTGTTCGTCCTGCACCTCTATGACCGCGCGCTGCTGAACCGCGCCGCACTGCGCGTCGTCGGCTACACGAAGGACACGCCGAACCCGCCCGGCGGCGAGATCGTTCGCGACAGCAATGGCGAGCCCACCGGAATGCTGATCGCCCGTCCCAACGCGATGATCCTCTACGCGACCCTGGCCAAGGGGCCGAAGCTGCCGCTGGAATACCAGGTCAACTCCACCCGCCAGTTCATGCGCGAGCTGAACCGACTGGGCCTGACCAGCGTGATCGATGCCGGCGGCGGCTTCCAGAACTACCCGGACGACTACCAGGTGATCCAGCAACTGGCCGACGCCGACCAGCTCAGCGTGCGCATCGCCTACAACCTGTTCACGCAGAAGCCCAAGGAAGAGCTGGCGGATTTCAGGAGCTGGACCAGCAGCGTGACCTACGGCCAGGGCACCGACTTCCTGCGCCATAACGGTGCGGGCGAGATGCTGGTGTTCTCGGCGGCCGATTTCGAGGACTTCCTCGAACCGCGCCCGGACCTGCCCGGCACCATGGAAGCCGAGCTGGAACCGGTGGTGCGCCACCTGGTCGAGCAACGCTGGCCGTTCCGCCTGCATGCCACCTACGACGAGTCCATTTCGCGCATGCTCGACGTGTTCGAGAAGGTCGACCGCGATATCCCGTTCAATGGCCTGCCGTGGTTCTTCGACCACGCCGAGACCATCACGCCGAAGAACATCGAGCGCGTCCGCGCCCTGGGCGGCGGTATCGCCATCCAGGACCGCATGGCCTTCCAGGGCGAGTACTTCGTCGACCGCTACGGCAAGCAGGCCGCCGAGGCCACGCCGCCGATCAAGCGCATGCTGGCCGAGGGCGTTCCCGTCGGCGCCGGCACGGACGCCACCCGCGTCTCCAGCTACAACCCCTGGACCTCGCTGTACTGGATGGTCAGCGGCAAGACCGTGGGCGGCCTGAGCCTGTACCCGGAAGGGCTGTCGCGCGAAGTGGCGATCCAGCTGTTCACCCACGGCAGCGCCTGGTTCTCCAGCGAGCAGGGCAAGAAGGGCATGCTCAAGGCCGGCCAACTGGCGGACCTGGCGGTGCTGTCGGAGGACTTCTTCAGCGTCGAGGAAGAGGCGATCAAGACCATCGAGTCCGTGCTCACCGTCGTCGGCGGCAGGATCGTCCACGGCGACCGCGAGTTCGACAAGCTGGCCCCGCCGAGCATCCCGGTGGTGCCGGAGTGGTCCCCGGTGGCCATGGTTCCCGGCCACTGGCGCCCGCAGGCCCCGTTACAGCAGGCCGTGCACCAGTGCGTCGGTTCCTGCGGCGTGCATGGCCACAGCCATGAACGCGCGCGCACGAAGGACGTGCCGGTGAGCGACTTCGCCGGCTTCTGGGGCGCGTTCGGCTGTTCGTGCTTCGCATTCTGA